A single Bufo bufo chromosome 6, aBufBuf1.1, whole genome shotgun sequence DNA region contains:
- the C6H17orf98 gene encoding uncharacterized protein C17orf98 homolog: MSELRNLPLHPPVTSQPPAATENMVHPPARLINWSQFPTRKKQWREEQERGFILDGNAVSSLTRSNRLPHLWGAIPPYNPQRDPHTQSYFRNPSVQALLKKTGQGHGGTSANGWIADFDNIWGTEPRYLYQRNWSGAGHCRTLFTGHSSFLSNFHPLIGYNGRFGYRRNTPSLRNKSSCFGEVSPFSCH, encoded by the exons ATGTCGGAACTCAGAAATTTACCACTGCACCCTCCGGTCACCTCTCAACCACCAG CTGCTACAGAGAACATGGTTCACCCACCAGCAAGACTAATAAATTGGAGCCAGTTCCCCACCCGCAAGAAGCAATGGAGGGAAGAACAGGAAAGGGGGTTTATATTGGACGGCAATGCTGTGAGCAGCCTGACACGTAGTAACAGACTGCCCCATCTGTGGGGGGCTATCCCTCCATACAACCCACAGCGGGACCCTCATACCCAGTCATATTTTAGGAACCCCTCAGTCCAGGCATTGCTTAAGAAGACTGGACAG GGTCATGGCGGGACCTCAGCAAATGGTTGGATTGCGGATTTTGACAACATCTGGGGAACAGAGCCAAGATACTTGTACCAGAGAAACTGGAGTGGAGCAG GACACTGCCGGACATTGTTCACCGGTCACAGCAGCTTTCTTTCTAACTTCCACCCTCTGATTGGTTACAATGGGCGTTTTGGATATCGTCGGAATACTCCCTCCCTCCGCAACAAGTCGTCTTGTTTTGGTGAAGTCAGCCCTTTCTCTTGTCATTAA